A single region of the Marinobacter nanhaiticus D15-8W genome encodes:
- a CDS encoding efflux RND transporter permease subunit — protein sequence MARFFIDRPIFAWVIAIIMMMAGSLAIYNLPVEQYPTVAPPEVTISATYPGASSEAVEDSVTQVIEQEMNGIDNLLYMGSTSDSAGNAQITLTFAAGTDPDIAQVQVQNKLQLATPRLPQVVQQQGVQVTKSSDSFLMVVAFTSSDDSLSRADIADYVGANIQDPIARVQGVGQTQLFGSQYAMRVWLDPNKLNEYNLTPADVTSAIEVQNNQVAGGQLGGTPSVDEQQMNASIVVQTLLETPEEFGQILLKVTSDGSRVRLADVARVELGSENYATRGRFNGKAAAGLGINLASGANALDTAERVRARIDELSTYFPDSLEVAYPYDTTPFVEISIMEVVKTLFEGIALVFLVMYLFLQNFRATLIPTIAVPVVLLGTFGVLYAFGFTVNTLTMFGMVLAIGLLVDDAIVVVENVERVMAEEGSGPVEATRKSMGQITGALVGIALVLSAVFVPMAFFPGSTGAIYRQFSITIVSAMTLSVLVALILTPALCATMLKPHKGDHHTKGGFFGWFNRSFEKATGRYESRVDKIIGRWGRHVLIYVVIVGVLAFSFMRLPSAFLPEEDQGILLAQVQLPVGSTQEQTIEVLENMEHHFLENEAEAVESIFTVAGFSFAGRGQNSGLAFVRLKDWSERDLEQNGVGAIIGRAMGAFSQVREAVIFALNPPAIPALGVASGFNFQLQDRGGQGHDALVEATNTLLGQANQDPALSQVRFSGLPDAPQYRLDVDRQKAKAMGVSLSDINTTLSVAWGSSYVNDFADRGRIKRVYVQADAPFRMLPDDIDNWYVRNGDGEMVPFSSFASGEWTYGPQQLQRYNGVSSMNIQGNAAAGFSTGGAMTAMEQLASELPGGFGFEWTGLSYQERQAGNQAPLLYALSLIVVFLCLAALYESWSIPFAVMLVVPLGIIGAVLAANFRGLSNDVFFQVGLLTTVGLSSKNAILIAEFALELEKQGRGLLKATLEATRMRLRPILMTSLAFGLGVTPLMLSTGAGSGARNAIGTGVFGGVVAATVLAIFFIPLFYVLVRRLSGVPLTGSNEGRYREESPALEQQENPS from the coding sequence ATGGCACGTTTTTTTATCGACCGTCCGATCTTTGCCTGGGTTATCGCCATCATCATGATGATGGCCGGCAGCCTGGCGATCTATAACCTGCCCGTTGAGCAGTATCCCACGGTGGCGCCGCCGGAAGTCACGATTTCCGCGACCTATCCCGGTGCCTCCTCCGAGGCGGTGGAGGACTCGGTCACCCAGGTGATCGAGCAGGAGATGAATGGCATCGACAACCTGCTGTACATGGGCTCCACCAGCGACTCCGCCGGCAATGCGCAGATCACCCTGACCTTCGCCGCCGGCACCGACCCGGATATCGCCCAGGTCCAGGTGCAGAACAAGCTCCAGTTAGCTACGCCACGCCTGCCCCAGGTGGTGCAGCAGCAGGGCGTGCAAGTGACCAAGTCCTCCGACAGCTTCCTGATGGTTGTCGCATTTACCTCGAGTGACGACAGCCTCAGCCGGGCGGATATTGCCGATTACGTCGGTGCCAATATCCAGGACCCGATTGCGCGGGTGCAGGGGGTCGGCCAGACCCAGCTGTTTGGTTCCCAGTACGCCATGCGTGTCTGGCTCGATCCTAACAAGCTCAACGAGTACAACCTGACACCCGCGGACGTGACGTCAGCCATCGAGGTGCAGAACAATCAGGTTGCCGGTGGTCAGTTGGGAGGAACGCCCTCGGTGGATGAGCAGCAGATGAATGCCTCCATCGTTGTCCAGACCCTGCTGGAAACGCCGGAAGAGTTCGGCCAGATCCTGCTCAAGGTGACGTCGGACGGCTCCAGGGTGCGTCTGGCCGATGTGGCACGCGTTGAACTGGGCTCAGAGAACTACGCCACCCGGGGGCGCTTCAATGGCAAGGCCGCCGCCGGGCTAGGCATCAACCTGGCCTCCGGTGCCAACGCGCTGGATACCGCCGAGCGCGTGCGTGCGCGCATCGATGAGCTAAGCACCTATTTCCCGGACAGTCTCGAAGTCGCCTATCCCTACGACACGACGCCGTTCGTGGAAATCTCCATCATGGAAGTGGTGAAGACCCTGTTCGAGGGCATCGCGCTGGTCTTCCTGGTGATGTACCTGTTCCTGCAGAACTTCCGCGCCACGCTGATTCCCACCATCGCGGTACCGGTGGTCCTGCTCGGCACGTTCGGCGTGCTCTATGCCTTCGGCTTTACGGTGAACACCCTGACCATGTTCGGCATGGTGCTCGCCATCGGTCTGCTGGTGGATGACGCCATCGTCGTGGTGGAGAACGTCGAACGGGTCATGGCCGAAGAGGGATCGGGACCGGTGGAAGCCACCCGTAAATCCATGGGTCAGATCACCGGCGCGCTGGTCGGTATTGCCCTGGTGCTGTCGGCGGTGTTCGTACCCATGGCCTTCTTCCCCGGCTCGACCGGCGCCATCTATCGCCAGTTCTCGATCACCATCGTTTCCGCCATGACCCTGTCGGTGCTGGTGGCCCTGATCCTGACACCGGCCCTTTGCGCCACCATGCTCAAACCCCACAAGGGCGACCACCACACCAAGGGAGGTTTCTTCGGCTGGTTTAATCGCAGCTTCGAGAAGGCGACCGGCCGCTACGAGAGCCGGGTCGACAAGATCATCGGGCGCTGGGGGCGTCACGTCCTCATCTACGTGGTGATTGTCGGTGTGCTGGCGTTCAGCTTCATGCGGCTGCCCTCCGCGTTCCTGCCGGAAGAGGACCAGGGCATCCTGCTGGCCCAGGTGCAGCTGCCGGTGGGTTCCACCCAGGAACAGACCATCGAGGTGCTGGAAAACATGGAGCACCACTTCCTGGAGAACGAAGCCGAGGCGGTGGAATCCATCTTTACTGTAGCCGGTTTCAGCTTTGCCGGACGTGGCCAGAATTCCGGCCTGGCGTTCGTCAGATTGAAGGACTGGAGCGAGCGTGACCTGGAGCAGAACGGCGTCGGCGCCATTATCGGCCGCGCCATGGGCGCCTTCTCCCAAGTTCGCGAGGCGGTCATCTTCGCCCTCAATCCGCCGGCGATACCGGCCCTGGGCGTTGCCAGCGGTTTCAACTTCCAGCTGCAGGATCGTGGCGGGCAGGGGCATGATGCCCTGGTCGAGGCCACCAATACCTTGCTGGGGCAGGCCAACCAGGACCCGGCCCTGAGCCAGGTGCGTTTCAGCGGCCTGCCGGACGCGCCCCAATACCGGTTGGACGTGGATCGCCAGAAGGCCAAGGCCATGGGTGTTTCCCTGTCGGATATCAATACCACCCTGTCGGTGGCCTGGGGCTCGAGCTACGTCAATGACTTCGCCGACCGTGGCCGGATCAAGCGGGTCTATGTCCAGGCGGACGCGCCTTTCCGCATGCTGCCGGACGACATCGACAACTGGTATGTGCGTAACGGCGACGGCGAGATGGTGCCTTTCTCCAGCTTCGCCAGCGGCGAATGGACCTATGGTCCGCAACAGCTGCAGCGCTATAACGGGGTGTCATCGATGAACATCCAGGGTAACGCCGCGGCGGGCTTCAGTACCGGTGGCGCCATGACGGCGATGGAGCAGCTCGCGTCCGAACTGCCCGGCGGCTTTGGCTTCGAGTGGACAGGCCTTTCCTATCAGGAGCGGCAGGCCGGTAACCAGGCGCCGTTGTTGTATGCGCTGTCGTTGATCGTGGTGTTCCTGTGCCTGGCGGCGCTCTATGAAAGCTGGTCGATTCCGTTCGCGGTGATGCTGGTGGTGCCGCTTGGGATCATCGGTGCGGTCCTGGCGGCCAATTTCCGCGGTCTGTCCAATGACGTGTTCTTCCAGGTGGGGCTGCTGACGACCGTGGGCCTGTCCTCCAAGAATGCGATCCTGATTGCCGAGTTCGCCCTGGAATTGGAAAAGCAGGGCCGCGGCTTGCTCAAGGCGACGCTCGAAGCCACCCGTATGCGGTTACGCCCAATCCTGATGACGTCCTTAGCGTTTGGCCTTGGGGTCACGCCGCTGATGCTCAGCACCGGTGCGGGCTCCGGCGCCCGCAACGCGATTGGCACCGGCGTGTTTGGTGGTGTGGTTGCGGCGACGGTGCTCGCGATCTTCTTTATCCCGCTGTTCTACGTGCTGGTGCGCCGCCTGTCCGGCGTACCGCTGACCGGCAGCAACGAAGGACGTTACCGCGAAGAGTCACCGGCATTGGAACAACAGGAGAATCCGTCATGA
- a CDS encoding efflux transporter outer membrane subunit translates to MKSIVPTLAAAVILGGCSMIPDYQAPESPVPTEVGNWNQSADQVVLPGWESLFPDPQLRALIHTALANNRDLRLAMLDVAEARAQYGIEKSALFPEIDANGDGTRQRLPADLSNTGDSTITSQYSVGLGVASYELDLFGRIRSLEQSALQSYLATEEARRSAQITLVSEVANAYLTLLADRQKLRISEDTVESQQESVDLVQRRYDAGLGSELDVRQAQIALETARANRAQFRRLVSQDRNALSVLVSGPVAEIPEEDVIDPAVALLASVPEGLDSSVLLKRPDIQQAEYSLKSANANIGAARAAFYPSITLTGSAGTASTDLAGLFESGSGTWSFSPSINLPIFTAGRLQSNLDVAEIRKEQSVVQYEQAIQEAFQEVSDALAARDFLSEQEEAQAALVDATQRSLELAEARYEGGADDYLAVLDARRELLSARQNLVDVKLGKLTNRITLYRALGGGESADQPTTLGRAPQAEEKTPGA, encoded by the coding sequence ATGAAGTCGATTGTCCCCACGCTTGCCGCCGCCGTTATACTCGGTGGCTGCAGCATGATTCCCGACTACCAGGCGCCGGAATCCCCGGTGCCCACGGAAGTCGGTAACTGGAACCAGAGTGCCGACCAGGTGGTGTTGCCAGGCTGGGAATCCCTGTTCCCGGATCCACAACTACGCGCGCTGATCCACACGGCGCTCGCCAACAACCGCGACCTGCGTCTGGCCATGCTAGACGTTGCCGAGGCCCGGGCACAGTATGGGATCGAGAAGTCCGCGCTGTTCCCTGAAATCGACGCCAATGGCGATGGCACCCGCCAACGCCTGCCAGCAGACCTGAGCAATACCGGTGACAGCACGATCACCAGCCAGTACAGCGTCGGTCTGGGTGTGGCTTCTTACGAGCTGGATCTGTTCGGTCGGATCCGCAGCCTGGAGCAATCCGCCCTGCAAAGCTACCTGGCAACCGAGGAGGCCCGCCGCAGCGCGCAGATCACGCTGGTATCGGAAGTTGCCAATGCTTACCTCACCCTGCTAGCGGACCGGCAGAAATTGCGCATCAGTGAGGACACGGTGGAATCCCAGCAGGAGTCCGTGGACCTGGTCCAGCGCCGCTACGATGCCGGTTTGGGGTCGGAGTTGGATGTGCGCCAGGCACAGATTGCCTTGGAAACCGCCCGCGCCAACCGCGCGCAGTTTCGCCGACTGGTGTCCCAGGATCGTAATGCCCTGTCGGTGCTAGTGAGTGGCCCGGTGGCCGAAATTCCGGAAGAGGATGTCATCGATCCGGCGGTAGCGCTGCTGGCGAGCGTACCGGAGGGGCTGGATTCATCGGTGCTGCTAAAGCGTCCGGATATCCAGCAGGCGGAATACAGTCTTAAGTCCGCCAACGCGAATATAGGGGCAGCCCGGGCGGCGTTCTATCCAAGTATTACCTTGACCGGTTCGGCGGGGACGGCGAGTACGGATTTGGCCGGCCTGTTCGAGAGCGGTTCAGGTACCTGGTCGTTCTCGCCCAGTATCAATCTGCCGATCTTCACTGCTGGGCGTCTGCAGTCGAACCTGGATGTCGCGGAAATCCGTAAGGAGCAGTCCGTCGTCCAGTACGAGCAGGCTATCCAGGAAGCCTTCCAGGAGGTCTCCGACGCCCTGGCAGCCCGGGACTTCCTGAGTGAGCAGGAGGAAGCCCAGGCCGCTTTGGTCGATGCAACCCAGCGGTCCCTTGAGCTGGCGGAGGCGCGCTACGAGGGCGGTGCAGACGATTACCTGGCGGTGCTCGATGCCCGCCGCGAACTGCTTAGCGCCCGTCAGAACCTGGTGGACGTGAAGCTCGGCAAGCTGACCAACCGGATAACGCTGTATCGGGCGCTGGGTGGTGGCGAAAGTGCCGATCAGCCGACCACCCTTGGCCGGGCGCCGCAAGCCGAGGAAAAAACGCCGGGGGCATAA
- a CDS encoding MipA/OmpV family protein has translation MMTRKQLVAIVLSVFSVGALAQGNEPEVPSGDEWRFTLGAGAGIAPEYRGADTYEAIPIPFVEARLGRLFINPITGIGWQVVQTEQLTISPVISYERGRDDVGDISDLEKVDDSAMAGVLLSWTPGPWQFNTELATPVGGDLEGVRLRSYLRYRGRLTEQLSYGFGPGATWANEKWNDALFSVSDEGAARSGLDAYNPDGAFLRASLNGRLTYHFTREWSVSSIARYSRLFGDAADSPIVKDVGDANQWFGSLLMSYSF, from the coding sequence ATGATGACCCGAAAGCAGTTAGTGGCAATCGTATTGAGCGTGTTCAGCGTCGGCGCGCTGGCCCAGGGCAACGAGCCGGAGGTGCCGAGCGGCGATGAATGGCGCTTCACCCTCGGCGCCGGTGCCGGTATCGCGCCGGAATATCGGGGTGCCGATACCTACGAAGCGATCCCCATACCCTTCGTCGAAGCCCGTCTCGGGCGCCTCTTCATCAACCCCATTACCGGTATCGGCTGGCAGGTGGTTCAGACCGAGCAGCTGACCATTTCTCCGGTGATCTCCTACGAGCGTGGCCGCGACGACGTCGGGGACATTTCCGACCTGGAGAAAGTCGACGACAGCGCCATGGCAGGTGTCCTTTTGAGCTGGACACCCGGGCCGTGGCAGTTCAATACCGAACTGGCCACGCCGGTGGGCGGCGATCTCGAAGGCGTTCGCCTGAGGAGCTACCTGCGCTACCGCGGCCGTCTGACTGAACAGTTGAGTTACGGGTTCGGTCCGGGAGCGACCTGGGCCAACGAGAAATGGAACGACGCGTTGTTCAGCGTTTCCGACGAAGGCGCTGCGCGTTCCGGGCTGGATGCCTACAATCCGGACGGTGCCTTCCTTCGAGCCAGCCTCAACGGCCGTCTGACCTACCACTTCACCCGCGAGTGGAGCGTCTCTTCCATCGCCCGCTATAGCCGCCTGTTTGGCGACGCGGCGGACAGTCCCATCGTCAAGGACGTGGGCGATGCCAACCAGTGGTTTGGCAGCCTGCTGATGTCCTACAGCTTCTGA
- a CDS encoding Hsp70 family protein, whose amino-acid sequence MAVIGIDLGTTNSLASIWRDDESVLIPNALGEFLTPSVVSVDHKGIVLVGKAAKERLVTHPQSTVSQFKRLMGTAEKLSLNGKSFSPEELSALVLKQLKADAESFLGEPVEEAIISVPAYFNNNQRTATLNAARLANLHVERLINEPTAAALAYGLKEHRDESTFIVVDLGGGTLDVSILEKFDDLLEVHATSGDSFLGGEDFTRALMAGVLARWELGSQALSREERAHVYRVCDQAKKVLCEETTVAVSASIQNRTLTTTISREDFLGFCSSLIERLRTPLERAVRDSGLGRDGFDDVIIVGGASRMPAVKNTVGRMFGRIPSANLDPDLVVAMGAAIQAALKQRNQALRDTVLTDVCPFSLGIASAQTLEHGIRSGFFSVLIPRNTVIPASRNDRFYTVEDYQAAIRIQVYQGEQRLVKNNIKIGELTVPVPPRPASEEAVDVRFTYDINGILEVLAEVPSTGFKDRIVIRNTDTELSDGEIESALKRLESLKFHPREDIANIAVMMEAERMFAEALGEEREHIGALILELENAMDSQDRQRVDTVRVAVESRLDTIRTHWGMW is encoded by the coding sequence ATGGCAGTTATCGGTATTGACCTGGGCACCACTAACAGCCTGGCTAGCATCTGGCGGGACGATGAGTCGGTCCTTATCCCCAATGCACTCGGGGAGTTTCTCACGCCATCAGTAGTCAGTGTCGATCACAAGGGCATTGTCCTGGTAGGCAAGGCTGCGAAGGAGCGACTGGTTACCCATCCGCAGTCTACGGTCTCGCAGTTCAAGCGTCTGATGGGCACCGCCGAAAAACTTTCCCTCAATGGCAAGAGCTTCTCACCGGAAGAGCTGTCCGCGCTGGTGCTGAAGCAACTCAAGGCTGATGCCGAATCCTTCTTGGGCGAGCCCGTTGAGGAAGCCATCATCAGCGTACCGGCCTATTTCAACAACAATCAGCGCACGGCGACGCTCAACGCCGCCCGCCTGGCCAACCTGCACGTGGAGCGTCTGATCAACGAGCCCACCGCCGCAGCCCTGGCGTATGGTCTGAAAGAACACAGGGACGAGAGTACCTTTATCGTGGTGGATCTGGGCGGCGGAACGCTGGACGTTTCCATCCTCGAGAAATTCGATGACCTGCTGGAAGTGCACGCGACCAGCGGTGACAGTTTCCTGGGTGGTGAAGATTTCACACGTGCCCTGATGGCCGGCGTGCTCGCCCGCTGGGAACTGGGCAGCCAGGCCCTGAGCCGCGAGGAACGAGCCCACGTCTACCGTGTATGCGACCAGGCGAAGAAGGTGTTGTGCGAGGAAACCACCGTTGCTGTCAGCGCCAGCATCCAGAACCGCACCCTCACCACCACCATCAGCCGCGAGGATTTCCTCGGCTTTTGCTCGAGCCTGATCGAACGTCTCCGTACCCCGTTGGAACGGGCTGTAAGAGACTCCGGACTAGGCCGTGACGGCTTCGATGATGTGATTATTGTGGGTGGTGCCTCGCGTATGCCCGCGGTGAAAAATACCGTGGGCCGTATGTTCGGCCGGATCCCTTCCGCGAACCTGGACCCGGATCTGGTGGTGGCCATGGGCGCCGCCATCCAGGCCGCCTTGAAACAGCGCAACCAAGCCCTGCGGGACACAGTCCTCACCGATGTGTGTCCATTCAGCCTGGGCATCGCCTCTGCGCAAACCTTGGAGCACGGGATCCGCTCCGGCTTCTTTTCGGTGCTGATTCCCCGCAACACCGTGATACCGGCCAGCCGCAACGACCGCTTCTACACCGTAGAAGATTATCAGGCTGCCATACGCATCCAGGTGTACCAGGGGGAACAGCGGCTGGTTAAGAACAATATAAAGATCGGCGAACTTACTGTTCCGGTACCGCCAAGGCCAGCTTCCGAAGAGGCCGTTGACGTGCGATTTACGTACGACATTAACGGCATTCTGGAGGTACTAGCCGAAGTGCCCAGCACCGGTTTCAAGGACCGGATCGTCATCCGGAATACCGATACCGAGCTCTCTGACGGCGAAATCGAGAGCGCCCTTAAACGGCTGGAATCACTCAAGTTCCATCCCCGTGAGGATATCGCCAATATCGCCGTCATGATGGAAGCTGAGCGGATGTTTGCCGAAGCCCTGGGCGAGGAGCGGGAGCACATTGGCGCGCTCATCCTGGAGCTGGAAAACGCCATGGACTCCCAGGACCGGCAACGGGTCGACACCGTTAGAGTTGCGGTGGAATCGCGGCTGGATACCATTCGAACGCATTGGGGAATGTGGTGA
- a CDS encoding DUF805 domain-containing protein: MNAWVILGIAPGSDKRTIKTAYARRAKECHPEEQPEAFMALREAYEAALANATRQTTRPSAPLPPVEPEPPPSSPRSSVSPVIPIPPRVEIQETPPTIGHRPIINGDAVRKLNAEFKAFLNRARAEQKPEDLETLLGHPLLEFMEVRDQVSHETMQALAATLSEAPTDSCPLGRETLRALDRVFQWSSDYQPVRDPGLDNVYLMLDAAHESHLKAHDHLGWKWLGGLFFNFKGRISRREWLFGFVILVISTIAFTGLINGLYTFLPDWPYRGAMLIGTALAFMVTFISLTLKRSTDAGVHPAATLILGCVFPIVLLFFILGVPREHERHADPREKFTDPFEKAYWDIRNYSRRYSLRKFGLLFRKLSSRLVRELGAFLIIGIVVVPTLAALAN, from the coding sequence GTGAACGCCTGGGTTATTCTCGGCATCGCGCCAGGCAGCGACAAGCGAACCATCAAGACGGCCTACGCGCGCCGGGCCAAGGAGTGCCATCCAGAAGAGCAACCCGAAGCCTTCATGGCACTGCGCGAGGCATACGAAGCCGCATTGGCCAACGCGACGCGCCAGACAACGCGTCCGTCCGCACCGCTGCCCCCTGTCGAACCAGAGCCGCCGCCCAGCAGCCCCCGGTCGTCAGTTTCTCCCGTGATTCCCATACCCCCACGGGTAGAGATTCAGGAGACGCCACCTACAATCGGTCACCGACCGATCATCAACGGGGATGCCGTCAGAAAGCTCAACGCTGAGTTCAAGGCATTCCTGAATCGGGCCCGGGCCGAGCAAAAGCCTGAAGACCTTGAAACATTGCTCGGACACCCCTTGCTCGAATTTATGGAGGTTCGGGACCAGGTGAGTCACGAAACTATGCAGGCACTGGCGGCGACGCTCAGCGAGGCACCAACGGATTCGTGCCCTTTGGGCCGCGAAACCTTGCGGGCACTGGACCGGGTCTTCCAATGGAGTTCGGACTACCAACCTGTACGTGATCCCGGCCTGGATAACGTCTACCTGATGCTCGACGCAGCACATGAAAGTCACTTGAAGGCCCATGATCACCTGGGCTGGAAGTGGCTCGGAGGGCTGTTTTTCAACTTTAAAGGGCGGATTTCCAGAAGGGAATGGTTGTTCGGATTCGTGATCCTCGTTATCAGCACGATCGCGTTCACCGGACTGATCAACGGTCTCTATACGTTCCTGCCGGACTGGCCGTATCGCGGAGCCATGCTGATAGGTACAGCGCTGGCGTTCATGGTCACCTTTATCAGCCTGACCCTGAAACGCAGTACCGACGCTGGCGTCCACCCCGCAGCCACCCTGATTCTCGGCTGCGTATTTCCTATCGTGCTGCTCTTTTTTATCCTGGGCGTCCCCCGCGAACACGAACGCCATGCAGATCCGCGGGAAAAGTTTACCGATCCTTTCGAAAAGGCCTACTGGGATATCCGCAACTACAGTAGGCGTTATTCACTGCGCAAATTCGGCCTGTTATTCCGCAAACTTTCCAGTCGTTTAGTCCGGGAGTTGGGCGCTTTCCTGATTATCGGTATTGTCGTGGTGCCGACGCTTGCAGCCCTGGCCAATTAG
- the hrpB gene encoding ATP-dependent helicase HrpB, with translation MLPIDTLIPELRATLETWNTVLLQAPPGAGKTTRVPLALLDCVWRGDAKILMLEPRRIAARAAARFMARQLGEKPGETVGYRTRLDTRVSGQTCIEVVTEGILTRLVQQDPALEDYAAVLFDEFHERSLQADLGLALVRESQQALRDDLRVVVMSATLDTAPLARLLDDAPVLTSEGRAFPVDVHYRPLPPSPCRPSRLLEHVASVIREALESQTGSILTFLPGAGEIRQVERLIRPHLPAHTHLTPLYGHLKGDDQDRAIQPPPVGERKIVLATAIAETSLTIEGVRVVIDAGQERRAVFDANSGMTRLKTGRLSRAAAEQRKGRAGRMEPGVCYRLWSESEQQGLPAFTPPEILEADLAPLALELAQWGARTPGDLEWLDPPPKAHWDQAVELLQWLDLLDAEGAITDHGRRARELGIHPRLAHMVLLGRELGYPQTAARVAALLGERDLLGPRDGADVTYRLQLLTGEYRSPNIDRARLDALKRSVDRLMSGRADVDIDGSLPAGRLLALAYPDRIGLRRPGDGSRYQLSNGRGARLREEDALGREEWIVAAELDGQAREAHIYLAAATDRATLEHDLASHIQTFEEARWDDAKGTVVARRVKRLGALVLDQKQLPDPSQDQIQLGLLTAVKQKGIDSLPWTDTAYQWRARVQHMKSLEPDNWPDVSDDTLLANLDRWLAPFLIGVRNWKGLQQISLLAALQTELAYPQQQYLDRELPANLEIPTGQRVRLDYTAENGPVLATKLQTLFGWKQTPRLAGGRLPVVIHLLSPAQRPLAVTGDLASFWKQVYPEVRKEMRGRYPKHPWPDNPLTAEAKVGTKKSGR, from the coding sequence ATGCTGCCCATCGACACCCTGATCCCCGAACTTCGCGCCACCCTGGAAACCTGGAACACCGTCCTGCTGCAGGCGCCCCCCGGTGCCGGCAAAACGACGCGTGTGCCCCTCGCCCTACTGGACTGTGTGTGGCGCGGGGACGCCAAGATACTGATGCTCGAACCTCGCCGCATCGCCGCGCGTGCAGCCGCGCGGTTCATGGCTCGGCAACTGGGTGAAAAGCCCGGTGAAACGGTGGGTTACCGCACCCGGTTGGACACCAGGGTATCGGGGCAAACCTGCATCGAAGTGGTCACCGAAGGGATACTGACCCGCCTGGTCCAGCAGGACCCGGCGCTGGAGGACTACGCCGCCGTCCTGTTTGATGAATTCCATGAACGCTCCCTGCAGGCGGATCTCGGTTTGGCGCTGGTGCGAGAATCCCAGCAGGCGTTGCGGGACGACTTACGTGTGGTCGTCATGTCTGCTACATTGGATACCGCGCCCCTGGCCCGATTGCTGGATGACGCCCCAGTGTTGACCAGCGAAGGCCGGGCATTCCCGGTCGATGTGCACTACCGGCCGTTACCGCCTTCGCCCTGTCGCCCGTCTCGGCTGCTCGAGCATGTTGCGTCAGTGATCCGCGAAGCGCTGGAGTCGCAAACGGGTTCGATCCTCACTTTTCTCCCCGGTGCCGGCGAAATCCGGCAGGTTGAGCGTTTAATACGACCGCACCTGCCCGCCCACACCCACTTGACCCCACTGTATGGCCATTTGAAGGGCGACGATCAGGATCGCGCTATCCAGCCCCCACCCGTTGGCGAACGCAAGATCGTGCTGGCTACTGCCATCGCCGAAACCAGCCTGACCATCGAGGGTGTGCGGGTGGTTATCGATGCCGGGCAGGAACGTCGGGCAGTGTTCGATGCCAATAGCGGGATGACCCGCCTGAAAACCGGTCGTCTCTCCCGCGCCGCGGCCGAACAGCGTAAGGGTCGTGCCGGTCGCATGGAGCCTGGCGTCTGCTACCGCCTGTGGAGCGAGTCCGAACAACAGGGCCTACCTGCGTTTACGCCACCGGAAATACTCGAAGCCGACCTTGCTCCGCTGGCCTTGGAACTTGCGCAATGGGGCGCGCGTACACCTGGCGATCTCGAGTGGCTCGATCCACCGCCGAAAGCGCATTGGGACCAGGCCGTCGAACTGCTGCAATGGCTGGACTTGCTGGATGCCGAAGGCGCGATCACCGACCATGGGAGGCGGGCACGGGAGCTGGGTATCCATCCCCGTCTGGCCCATATGGTCTTGCTGGGGCGCGAGCTGGGTTATCCACAGACCGCGGCGCGGGTTGCCGCGTTGCTGGGGGAGCGCGACCTGCTCGGTCCCCGTGACGGTGCGGATGTGACTTACCGTCTGCAATTGCTAACTGGTGAGTACCGCTCTCCGAACATCGACCGTGCCCGGCTGGATGCACTGAAGCGCTCCGTGGATCGGCTGATGTCGGGAAGGGCTGACGTCGATATCGATGGCAGTCTTCCCGCAGGCCGCCTGCTTGCATTGGCTTATCCGGACCGAATCGGATTGCGAAGGCCAGGCGATGGCAGCCGTTACCAACTGAGTAACGGCCGGGGTGCACGGCTGCGGGAGGAGGATGCACTTGGGCGCGAGGAATGGATTGTCGCCGCCGAACTGGATGGCCAGGCGCGGGAAGCCCATATCTATCTCGCTGCGGCCACTGACCGTGCCACTCTCGAACACGACCTTGCCAGCCATATCCAAACGTTTGAGGAGGCTCGCTGGGACGACGCCAAAGGCACCGTCGTCGCCCGCCGAGTCAAACGGCTGGGCGCGCTGGTCCTCGATCAGAAACAACTCCCCGACCCCAGTCAGGACCAGATCCAGCTTGGCCTGCTCACCGCCGTGAAGCAAAAAGGCATCGACAGTCTCCCCTGGACGGACACGGCTTACCAATGGCGTGCCCGGGTCCAGCATATGAAATCCCTAGAACCTGACAACTGGCCAGACGTCTCGGACGATACCCTGCTCGCCAACCTCGACCGGTGGCTGGCTCCCTTCCTCATCGGCGTACGCAACTGGAAGGGCCTGCAACAGATCAGCTTGCTCGCCGCCCTGCAAACTGAGTTGGCGTATCCCCAACAGCAGTACCTCGACCGCGAGCTTCCCGCCAACCTGGAGATTCCTACCGGGCAACGCGTTCGGTTGGATTACACGGCCGAAAACGGCCCCGTGCTGGCGACTAAGCTGCAGACCCTGTTCGGCTGGAAGCAAACGCCAAGATTGGCAGGCGGACGGCTGCCGGTGGTGATCCACCTGCTGTCGCCGGCGCAGCGGCCGCTGGCAGTGACGGGCGATCTGGCGAGTTTCTGGAAACAGGTCTATCCGGAAGTCAGGAAAGAGATGCGGGGTCGGTACCCGAAACATCCGTGGCCGGATAATCCGCTCACGGCAGAGGCCAAGGTGGGAACCAAGAAATCTGGACGATAG